GTTGCGATCGCAAGATGAGTCGATTATTACTCGCTACTATGTAGATACTGCCCCTGTACAGGATAAGGTTTGGGCGCAACGGGCGGGCTTGGGTTGGATTGCTAAAAATGGTAATCTAATCAGCCCAAAATACGGTAGCTGGATGTTTTTGGGTGAAGTGTTAACTAATTTAGAATTAACTCCAGATACAGCCCATACCAATCATTGTGGTACCTGTACTCGCTGCTTAGAAGCTTGTCCCACTCAGGCTATTGTTACACCTTATGTAGTAGACGCTAATCGCTGTATTGCTTATCATACAATTGAAAACCGTGAGCCAGAATTACCTCAGGCGATCGCTAATAATTTATCAGGTTGGGTAGCTGGTTGTGATATCTGTCAAGATGTTTGTCCCTGGAATCAGCGTTTTGCTCAGTCAACAAACATTAATGATTTTCAGCCTTATCCTGATAATATTCGACCTCAATTAAATGAATTAGCATCTATTTCTGAAGTAGAATGGGATCGGCGATTTCGTGCTTCTGCCTTGAGAAGAATTAAGCCTAATATGTGGCGACGGAATGCCCGTGCTAATCTAAATGAAGAAAGTTAATTGTTTCTTGAAAATCACCTAATACAATATATTTTTAATAATTTTAATTTAATGTCTGCTAAGGTAATTTTATTTGATTTTGACGGTACGATCGCTGATACATATCAGGCAATTGTTGATATTACCAACAACTTGTCTACGGAATTTGGTTATAAAGCTTTAGCTCAAGAAGAGTTGTTATTAATTAAAAACTTAAGCTCTCGCGAAATAGTTAAGCGTTCAGAAATATCTATATTTAAACTACCTTTTTTGGTTAGAAGAATTAGAGCCGAATTAAGCAAAGAAATTGCCGAACTATTGCCAATTACCGATATGACCCAGACATTATTTGAACTACAAGACAGAGGATATATTTTAGGTATTGTAACTTCAAATATCAAAGAAAATGTCGAGACGTTTTTAGACAAGAACAAATTAAATTCTCTTTTTAGCTATATTTATTCCAGCACCTCTATCTTTGGTAAACATCGAATAATTAACCAAGTAATTAAAGCTAATAATTTGGATAGATCTAAGGTGATTTATGTGGGAGATGAAACCAGAGATATTAGATCGGCTCGCAAAAGTCATATTGGTATAATATCTGTTGGTTGGGGCTTTAATTCTAGAGAAATACTTCTAGACTATCAACCTGACTGTTTAGTCGATAGCCCTCAAGAATTGCTTAAAGCGATCGAGCTATATCATTTTCAAGGTACAAAAATTATTGCTAAATAGCTGTTGTGGGCAAGAATAACTTAAAGATTAGTGGAGATGGCAGCTACAGGACAAGTAGGAATGCACTGTTCACAAACGATGCAGCGCGATCGCTTGAATTCTAATCTAAATGTCTCTGGATTTAATACCAAAGCCTGGGTAGGACATACTCCCGTACATAAACCACAGTCTACACAGCTTTTTTCATCTATTATAATCTCGCCAATGGCAGAAAATACATTGATGTCTCGCATTCTCATCCACTCGATGGCAGCGTCAATTTGGTCGATGTCTCCCTGCAATTCAACAACTAACTTACCCATTTGGTTAGGGGCAACCTGAGCGCGGATAATATTGGCAGCCACATTAAAGTCCTTGGCTAAACGATAGGTAATGGGAATTTGCACCGCCGTTTTAGGAAAAGTTATCGTTACCCGTTTTTTCATGGAGAGTTATAGATTATAGATAGAATAAGAAACGCGAATATATAATATCTCTGAGTTTAATAATGAGCGAAACACAGCTAGAACCAAATACTAACAATTCTGTCAGAAATATAGTCATAGCGATCGCAGCAGTGGTCTTGAGCGTTGCTTTGTTCTTCGGTTTGCAAACTGAAACTAGTTCTTTATCTTTAGAGTCCCAGGTGAAAAAATCTACTTCTTTAGACGTGGCTCTAAACAATAATAAACCTACCCTGACGGAGTTTTACGCAGATTGGTGTACTAGTTGTCAGGCGATGGCCTCGGATTTGGGACAAATAAAACAGGCTTATGGCGATCGCGTTAATTTTGTGATGCTTAATGTAGATAATACCAAATGGCTGCCAGAAATGCTCCGTTACCGAATTGATGGTATTCCTCACTTTGTATTTATGGATAATGAGGGAAAAGCGATCGCCGAATCTATAGGAGAACAACCCCGCGGAATTTTAGAGGCTGATTTAGATGCTCTAATTGCTAACAATCCTATTCCTTACGCTAATAACCGAGGTCAAATTTCGCAAGTAGAATCAAAAGTTACGGTTACCGACAATAGCGATCCTCGCAGTCATGGTGCGGATGTTAAATAGGTAGCCAAGGGGTACCCCCCGCAGGGAGTAATAAGTAGATATTTAAAAGCTCAGAGCCTAGAGCCTAGAAATAATCTCAACTCAGATTTTAATAATAATAATAATTGCCAAAAAAATGACCACAATTGTTAAGCATAGAAGAACAGGAAATGAGTATATTTTGTTGGGCATAAATGGGGAAGTTGATAAAGTTAATCCGTCTCGTTTTATTAGTGAACTATTTGCCCAAGAAAAATCCAAATCTGAGGTATCCTGTTCAGCAACGGTTTGTGATGTTCAAGGGAATATCTTCTTGACTTATATTGACGATTTGACTGTTGTGGAAATAGACGGCAATAAGCCAGCAGATCTACTGCCAGAGCCTACTTTTAAGTCAGTTGATAATGATGTATATCAGCAGCAAACAGATGATTTTGATGATGAAGATTTAGAAGCAGAAAACTTTGATAACCCTGAAGATACATCGGCACAAACCCCAATATCTTCTACCTACAGTCAAAGTTCATCTCAACAAAGCGATCTTGATAATGACGATGAGGATTGGATCTAAAAGTTGGCTAGTAGCGTTTGTGTGACTAGAAGG
This DNA window, taken from Pleurocapsa sp. FMAR1, encodes the following:
- the queG gene encoding tRNA epoxyqueuosine(34) reductase QueG; the protein is MPLDSSQIKAAAMEIGFHLVGIASIDNHQDNAVAHLKNWLDLGYQADMAWMASPKREDIRCCLPQVKSLIAVALNYYTPHQHSNDPQVGKISRYGWGRDYHKVMGKKLKALNNWLRSQDESIITRYYVDTAPVQDKVWAQRAGLGWIAKNGNLISPKYGSWMFLGEVLTNLELTPDTAHTNHCGTCTRCLEACPTQAIVTPYVVDANRCIAYHTIENREPELPQAIANNLSGWVAGCDICQDVCPWNQRFAQSTNINDFQPYPDNIRPQLNELASISEVEWDRRFRASALRRIKPNMWRRNARANLNEES
- a CDS encoding HAD-IA family hydrolase, giving the protein MSAKVILFDFDGTIADTYQAIVDITNNLSTEFGYKALAQEELLLIKNLSSREIVKRSEISIFKLPFLVRRIRAELSKEIAELLPITDMTQTLFELQDRGYILGIVTSNIKENVETFLDKNKLNSLFSYIYSSTSIFGKHRIINQVIKANNLDRSKVIYVGDETRDIRSARKSHIGIISVGWGFNSREILLDYQPDCLVDSPQELLKAIELYHFQGTKIIAK
- a CDS encoding NIL domain-containing protein; translation: MKKRVTITFPKTAVQIPITYRLAKDFNVAANIIRAQVAPNQMGKLVVELQGDIDQIDAAIEWMRMRDINVFSAIGEIIIDEKSCVDCGLCTGVCPTQALVLNPETFRLEFKRSRCIVCEQCIPTCPVAAISTNL
- a CDS encoding thioredoxin family protein, with the protein product MSETQLEPNTNNSVRNIVIAIAAVVLSVALFFGLQTETSSLSLESQVKKSTSLDVALNNNKPTLTEFYADWCTSCQAMASDLGQIKQAYGDRVNFVMLNVDNTKWLPEMLRYRIDGIPHFVFMDNEGKAIAESIGEQPRGILEADLDALIANNPIPYANNRGQISQVESKVTVTDNSDPRSHGADVK